Proteins encoded together in one Papio anubis isolate 15944 chromosome 3, Panubis1.0, whole genome shotgun sequence window:
- the ABHD18 gene encoding protein ABHD18 isoform X7, producing MGGALVLESAALLHWLEREGYGPLGMTGISMGGHMASLAVSNWPKPMPLIPCLSWSTASGVFTTGVLSKSINWRELEKQYYTQTVYEEEIIHMLEYCGTDSFKMGQEFVKCFTSSADKLTNLNLVSRTLNLDITNQVVSQKPADCHNSSKTSVSATSEGLLLQDTSKMKCFNQTLSTNKSSYTSCNPQSYHLLSKEQRRNNLRKESLIFMKGVMDECTHVANFSVPVDPSLIIVVQAKEDAYIPRTGVRSLQEIWPGCEIRYLEGGHISAYLFKQGLFRQAIYDAFERFLHKYAN from the exons ATGGGAGGAGCTCTTGTTTTAGAATCTGCAGCTCTCTTGCACTGGCTAGAGAGGGAAGGTTACGGCCCTTTAGGAATGACTGGAATATCCATGGGAGGACAC ATGGCTTCCTTAGCGGTATCCAACTGGCCTAAGCCCATGCCATTGATTCCATGCCTGTCTTGGTCCACAGCATCTGGGGTCTTCACTACG GGTGTGTTGAGTAAATCAATTAATTGGCGGGAGCTGGAAAAGCAATATTATACCCAGACAGTATATGAAGAAGAAATTATTCACATGCTTGAATACTGTGGA ACAGATTCTTTCAAAATGGGACAAGAGTTTGTGAAATGCTTCACTAGCAGTGCAGACAAGCTAACTAACCTTAATCTGGTTTCCAGAACTTTAAATTTAGATATAACAAACCAAGTTGTATCCCAAAAACCTGCTGACTGCCATAATTCTAGTAAAACATCTGTCAGTGCAACATCAGAAGGACTTTTATTGCAAGATACCTCTAAGATGAAGTGCTTCAATCAAACACTTTCAACCAACAAAAGTAGTTATACGAGTTGCAACCCTCAGTCATACCACCTACTTagtaaagaacaaagaagaaacaatCTTCGGAAAGAATctttaatatttatgaaaggtGTCATGGATGAATGTACTCATGTAGCAAATTTCTCAG TACCAGTTGATCCAAGCCTCATTATAGTGGTTCAAGCCAAAGAAGATGCCTATATTCCACGAACAGGAGTTCGAAGTTTACAAGAAATTTGGCCTGGTTGTGAGATCCGATACTTAGAAGGGGGTCATATTAGTGCTTATCTTTTTAAACAAGGACTCTTCAG acAAGCCATCTATGATGCATTTGAACGCTTCCTCCATAAATACGCTAACTAA
- the ABHD18 gene encoding protein ABHD18 isoform X6, which translates to MARPMIKEARMASLLLENPYYGCRKPKDQVRSSLKNVSDLFVMGGALVLESAALLHWLEREGYGPLGMTGISMGGHMASLAVSNWPKPMPLIPCLSWSTASGVFTTGVLSKSINWRELEKQYYTQTVYEEEIIHMLEYCGTDSFKMGQEFVKCFTSSADKLTNLNLVSRTLNLDITNQVVSQKPADCHNSSKTSVSATSEGLLLQDTSKMKCFNQTLSTNKSSYTSCNPQSYHLLSKEQRRNNLRKESLIFMKGVMDECTHVANFSVPVDPSLIIVVQAKEDAYIPRTGVRSLQEIWPGCEIRYLEGGHISAYLFKQGLFRQAIYDAFERFLHKYAN; encoded by the exons ATGGCCCGTCCTATGATTAAAGAAGCCCGAATGGCTTCTTTATTGTTAGAAAACCCTTATT ATGGCTGCAGGAAACCCAAGGACCAAGT AAGGTCCAGCTTAAAAAATGTGTCTGACCTTTTTGTGATGGGAGGAGCTCTTGTTTTAGAATCTGCAGCTCTCTTGCACTGGCTAGAGAGGGAAGGTTACGGCCCTTTAGGAATGACTGGAATATCCATGGGAGGACAC ATGGCTTCCTTAGCGGTATCCAACTGGCCTAAGCCCATGCCATTGATTCCATGCCTGTCTTGGTCCACAGCATCTGGGGTCTTCACTACG GGTGTGTTGAGTAAATCAATTAATTGGCGGGAGCTGGAAAAGCAATATTATACCCAGACAGTATATGAAGAAGAAATTATTCACATGCTTGAATACTGTGGA ACAGATTCTTTCAAAATGGGACAAGAGTTTGTGAAATGCTTCACTAGCAGTGCAGACAAGCTAACTAACCTTAATCTGGTTTCCAGAACTTTAAATTTAGATATAACAAACCAAGTTGTATCCCAAAAACCTGCTGACTGCCATAATTCTAGTAAAACATCTGTCAGTGCAACATCAGAAGGACTTTTATTGCAAGATACCTCTAAGATGAAGTGCTTCAATCAAACACTTTCAACCAACAAAAGTAGTTATACGAGTTGCAACCCTCAGTCATACCACCTACTTagtaaagaacaaagaagaaacaatCTTCGGAAAGAATctttaatatttatgaaaggtGTCATGGATGAATGTACTCATGTAGCAAATTTCTCAG TACCAGTTGATCCAAGCCTCATTATAGTGGTTCAAGCCAAAGAAGATGCCTATATTCCACGAACAGGAGTTCGAAGTTTACAAGAAATTTGGCCTGGTTGTGAGATCCGATACTTAGAAGGGGGTCATATTAGTGCTTATCTTTTTAAACAAGGACTCTTCAG acAAGCCATCTATGATGCATTTGAACGCTTCCTCCATAAATACGCTAACTAA